In one window of Hevea brasiliensis isolate MT/VB/25A 57/8 chromosome 10, ASM3005281v1, whole genome shotgun sequence DNA:
- the LOC110661416 gene encoding uncharacterized protein LOC110661416, which produces MVRNKDEIGKAKQFKWSKPMSQMLLKVLAEKAIKGNKPSLTFKPKSFTPVVVEINKKKKIGVECLSEHVENRLKTVKKEWITISTLRAKSGFVWDDNLKIANTDKHVYKRK; this is translated from the coding sequence ATGGTTCGAAACAAGGATGAGATAGGTAAGGCCAAGCAATTTAAGTGGTCTAAACCTATGTCTCAGATGCTACTTAAAGTATTAGCAGAAAAGGCTATTAAAGGAAACAAGCCATCTTTAACTTTCAAGCCTAAATCTTTTACACCAGTAGTCGtggaaatcaataaaaaaaaaaaaattggagttGAATGTCTTAGTGAGCATGTTGAAAATCGTTTGAAGACAGTGAAAAAGGAGTGGATTACCATTTCAACACTTCGAGCCAAAAGTGGATTTGTATGGGATGATAATTTAAAGATAGCAAATACTGACAAACATGTTTATAAGAGGAAGTGA